The nucleotide window ATTCTGACAGGTTTGCCTTCGATGGCGTTTAGGATTTGTTGCTCATTAACGTCTCTTGCAACGATTTTTTTGTTTTGAAAAATATCCACGCCCAGCAGCGTTTTTTTCTCGTCGAGCAGGTCGCTGACGGTTCGTGTGGTGGTTCCTGGACCCAAAATGTAGAGCACCTCAGGCTTCATCTCCTCTATAATGTACACTGCAATGGCGGCTTGATTGCGAACCTCATCCTCAGTCATGGGGCTCTCCATCTTGTTACCCTGAATCAGATGCGGCTCAAAGGGGCTAAGCATATAACCGTAAAGCTCCGCAGACATGCGCCCCTCGCGGAAAGCCTGCTCATTAATGTCCATAACCTCCGCCTCATGCAGGGGTAAATTGGCAAACAAAAACCTCAACGTGACTCTCGCAGCAGCTTGGGGTGTAATTGCGAAAATTGCACTGTGCATTTTTACGCCTGTGGGCACTCCCAGCACGGGAACCTTCAGGTCAACGGCTTTTTGGATGTCGCGGGCTGTGCCGTCTCCACCGCAGAAAACCAGCAGGTCCACCTTGGCGTTTAGGATTTGGTTGGCGACGCTTTGCGTGTCTTGTGCGTTGGTGTCTGATTTTTCTTCACCCACCACCCTGTAGGAGAAGCCCAAGTTTTTGGCTTGTGTTTCGCCCATGTTGCCTGCGCCTACAATCAAGTTTAGGTGTTCTTTGGCTTGAGTTATGCTTGAGAGGAAAAGTTCGGCTTTGGCTGGCGCGACAGGTTTGGCTCCAAGCGTGATTGCTTTGTTTAGGATTTCTTTGCCGTCGGTTCCTTTTAGTCCTACGGCTCCACCCATGCCTGCAACAGGGTTAACGATAAAGCCGATGGTTTTGCTTGGGAGATTTTCCATACTCAATAGTTGTCACTGTGGCTATAAATGAGTTGAGAAAATAAAAAAGAAAAAAATGATAAAAGTGGGTTTAGGTTGGTGTGCAGCCGATGAACTTGTTTGAGACATCGTTTAGCCATGGGTACAGCTTGCGCAGTTTATCCATTGACTCCGCGACTTTCTCAGCGGGGTACTCATACGGTTGCAGTCTGCCTGCAAAGTACTCCTCATAGGCTGACATGTCAAAGAATCCATGACCCGTCAAAGCAAACATCAAAGTTTTTTCTTCGTTCTTTTCTTTGCATCGTAATGCTTCGTCGACGACGGCTTTGATTGCGTGAGCGGCTTCGGGTGCAGGAATTATGCCTTCTGAGCGCAGGAAGATTTTTGCTGCATCAAAAGCTTCAACTTGGTTGACTGCTTTGGTGCTGATTTGTTTTGCTTTTGCTAGGGCGCTGATGGTTGGTGCGATTCCGTGATATCGAAGTCCGCCTGCATGGATGGGTGCTGGCATGAAGTCATGTCCTAGCGTGTGCATGGGCACGAGTGGGGTGATTTTGGCGGTGTCGCCGTGGTCGTAGGTGTAGTATCCACGGGTAACTTTGGGGCATGCTGTGGGTTCAACGGCGATGAACTGGGTTTGTTTGGGTGCTTTTTTGGAGACTTTGTCATGGTAGAATGGCCAGAATAAACCACTAAAGCTGCTGCCTCCGCCTATGCATCCGTAAATTGCATCAGGATAATCTTCCACAGTTGCCAGTTGCTTTTGGGCTTCTAGACCTGCAACGGTTTGGTGCATACAGACATGGTTAAAGACGCTGCCTATGGTGTAGTTGGCTTTTTTGCCTGTGTTTTCGCTGTTTAAGCTGTCTTCTACTGCTTCACTGATGGCGATGCCAAGGCTGCCTTTATTGTCTGGGTCTTCGGCTAAAATTTTTCTGCCTGCCTCGGTTTTGTTGCTTGGGCTGGCGACGCATTCTGCACCAAAAGCGTTCATCATGGCTTTGCGGTATGGTTTTTGGTCAAAACTTGCGCGAACCATGTAAACGGTTGCTTCCAATCCGAATGTGTTTGCTGCAAATGAGAGCGCGCTTCCCCATTGTCCTGCGCCTGTTTCGGTGGTGACGCGGGTGATGCCTTCTTTCATGTTGTAGTAGGCTTGGGGTACGGCGCTGTTGATTTTGTGGCTTCCAGGTGGGCTGACGCCTTCGTATTTGTAGTAGATTTTTGCAGGCGTTTTCAGTGCGGCTTCCAGTCGCAGGGCGCGGAAGAGTGGGCTGGGTCTCCAGATGCGGTAGACATCGCGTACTTCGTCTGGAATGTTTATCCAGCGTTCTTGGCTGATTTCTTGTCCGATGATTTCTTTGGGGAAAATTTTTGGAACTATTCCGACTCCGGGTTCTTTGGTTGCGGGGTCGATGAATGGAGGAAGAGGGTGAGGTAGGTCTGGTACGACGTTGTACCATTGTTTGGGTATGTCTTCCTCTTTGAGTAGGATTTTCTTTTGAGGTTGCATTGTTTCACCTGTGCGTAAAATGAATGTACTTTTGTGCTTTATTTAAGGCTTTTGTGTACATTAATGTACGTGAAAGTCAACATTTTTATACGCCAACCAACCAAACATACACGACAACACATGTGGCAAAACATAACCCAACAACTCCAAGACTACCCCGAACGCCTCAAAGTAGCCCGCGTCCTAATAGAAAACGGACTATGCATCAAAAACAACAAAATCTACCTCAACCAAATCGAAATCCCACCCGTCCGCATCGCACGAGCCGCAGGAGTCGACCGCCGAACCGTCAACGAAACCCTAAACACCATCAAAACAATCCCCGAACTCCAACTCATCTTCGAAGGCATACGCCCCGCAGGACTCAGTCTCAAAGAAATCGCCAAACACATCAATCTGGGTGTGCTTGAAATTTCTGTAGACGACCCCCGTGTAGCAGGCATATTAGCCAGCTCCTCTAACATTCTCAATCAGGCAGGCTTAAGCATACGCCAAGCCATCGTAGACGACCCCGAACTAAGCCCAGAACCAAAACTGACCCTAATTGTGGAGAAAAAAGTACCCGGCGAAATCATCCCGGAAATTCTGAAGATTCCCGGAGTAGCCAAAGTTTCCGTGTATTAATCATTCTCTATTTTGTTGGTGACTATTGATTTTCTTGCTCCTATTTGCTGTCTATTAGGCTCCTAATAGCCAATCATTGCAGAAAGGATAGAGAGAGGTCAAAGTCTATTTGGTTCCTATTAGAAAGTCAATGCAGAAACTATAGAGGGGGACGCATTATTGGTGTTTTTTCAAGCTATTAATGCGCCCTTTCAGGTAAACACGCTATCGCCAAAAAGGTTCCGATTGATGCACAATTTCTTTGCCTTTTAACCGCTTCATTGGGTTGTTGTTAGAAAAATTTATATGGGTAAGGTGTTTTGTTGTTGTGCGCATTTAAGGAGGATTATTACTTGTCATCTTACCCAACTCAGGCTGGTGGCGTTCCAGTTGTCGTCCTAAAAGAAGGTTCACAACGTTCTCGCGGAAGAGAAGCTCAACACGCCAACATAACAGCCATTAAATTTGTCGCCGAATCAGTGCGAAGCGCACTTGGACCCAAAGGCATGGACAAAATGCTCGTGGACAACTTTGGCGATGTAACAATCACAAGCGACGGAAGAACCATCCTAGACGAGATGGATATACAAAACCCCGCAGCTAAAATGCTCGTGGAAGTAGCCAAAGCACAAGACAACGAAGCCGGCGACGGCACAACCAGCGTCGTAATCATCAGCGGCGAACTTTTAGCCAAAGCAGAAGAACTCACAGAAAAAAACATTCACCCAACCGTAATTGAAGATGGCTACAAAAAAGCCGCCGAAAAAGCCCTTGAGGTTTTAGAAAAAATCGCGATACCAGTTGATTTAGAAAAATCAGACTTTCTAAAGAAAGCCGCCGAAACCGCAATGGGAAGCAAAATCGTTGCTGAACACAAAACGTATCTTGCAGACATCGCCGTTAAAGCCATGCTTGCAACCGCCCAAAAACAAGCAGATGGCAGATACAAAGCTGATGTTGACGATGTGAAGGTGGAAAAGAAAGTCGGCGAATCACTCCAAGCAACCACACTAATTAACGGCATAGTTTTAGACAAAGAAATTGTTCACTCAGGCATGCCCAAACGCATCGAAAACGCCAAAATTGCGCTTCTAGATGCTTCCATAGAGAATGAGAAAACAGAGTTGGATTCAAAACTCAGCATAGAGAGCCCAGAAAAAATGGTTGCTTTCCTTCATGAAGAAGAAGTTATGCTGGAAAACATGGTTAAAAAGATAATTGATTCAGGCGCAAACGTTGTCGTTTGCCAAAAAGGCATTGATGACTTGGCGCAGCATTTTCTTGCAAGAAAAGGAATAGTTGCAATCAGACGCGCCAAAAAATCTGATATGGAAAAACTCTCCAAAGCAGTCGGCGCCAACATCCTAAGCAACCTTGACGCGCTCTCCGCTAAAGACTTAGGCGAAGCAAGCATCGTTGAGGAACGAAAAGTTGGCGATGACAAAATGACCTTCATTGAAGGATGTAAGCATCCTCGTTCAGTCACCATCCTAATCCGCGGCGGAACAATGCGTATGACCACAGAAGCCGAACGCAGCATACACGACGCACTATGCGTAGTAAAAGACTTGCTACTTGAACCAAAAATCGTTGCTGGCGGAAGCGCTCCAGAAATGGAAATGGCAACTGCGCTCAGGAATTATGCACAAACCTTGCCGGGACGTGAACAGCTCGCAGTCAAAGTTTTCGCAGACGCCCTCGAAGCCATACCCACAACACTTGCAGAAAACGCAGGCTTTGACCCAATCGACATTATCTCCGAACTGCGCTCAAAACATGCAAAAGGCGAAACATGGGCTGGTCTTGAAGTGCTCTCAGGCAAAATCGTGGACATGACAACAACTGATGTCTTTGAACCGCTATCAGTAAAGAAGCAAATCATAAAATCCGCAAGCGAAGCAGCCTCAATAACTCTACGAATCGACGATGTTATTGCATCAGAGAAAATGAAGGCGCCACCAACTCCACCAGGAGGCGCAGGCGGAATGGGCGTTGGTGGAGGATATCCAGGAGGATTCTAAAAGTTGTCAAACCAAACCGTTAATGTAGGTCCCCCAAAAATCACGCGATTTGAAAAAGCCAGAATCGTGGGCGCTCGTGCGCTTCAAATCAGCATGGGAGCACCTATACTTGTTGATGCTGACGAAAGCATCTCAAACCCCATCGACATTGCACTTAAAGAATTAGCCGCGGCAATTCTGCCTATTACCATTCGCAGAACACTGCCCGACGGGACTTTCCAAGATATTCCGCTTAAATGGCTCTCTTAAGCCATTTTTCTAACTATTTTTAGCTACTTTTTAATGTTATATTGCTCAGTTTATTTTGTAGTAGTTTGATGTTGCTGGGTTGTATGCTTTTATTTCAGGTAAGAGTTTAAATCTGGTATCCAGCATGCATTCTGATATTGCAGGTATGTGACTGTTATGGCTAAAGATGTAGTGCTAATCGTAGGTTTAGGCGAAGTAGGGCAATCCCTTTATGAAATCATAGATGAAACAGAAAAATTCGATGTTTATGGCTTAGACGCTGACCAGCAAAAACAGCAAGCCATCGCCGGCAACCGAACACCACCCACAAGCATTGATGTTATGCATATCTGCTTTGGATGCGCGGTACAGGAGAAATTCCAAGCCCTCACAGTTGAATACATCAAAAAGATCCAGCCTAAACTCACAATCATAGACAGCACTGTTCCTCCAGGCACAACACAGAATATTTTTGAACAAACCAAAGCGGCTCTGGTTCATTCGCCAATTCAGGGCATGCACAAAACGCTTGAAACCATGAAGTCTGACATAAAATTCTGGAACAAATACGTTGGTCCCACCTCGCATCAAGCTGCACAGTTAGCAAAGGAGCATTTTGAAAAAGTCGGCTTAACCGTTAAGGTTCTGGCAGGTACAGTTGAAACAGAACTCTCCAAGCTCTACGAGACAGTGTACATGGCTTGGATGATAACTTTTTTCCAAGAAGCCCACCGTGCCGCACGCAAATTTGGTGCAGATTTTGAGCAAACTGTGGAGATGATAGAGGACATTCAACGTGCCAAACTCAATAAGCCCCTGCAATATCCAGCTTTTATCGGCGGGCACTGCTTAATCCCCAACACGAAGCTTTTGCTCAGTGTTTACGATTCCGATTTGCTACGGGATATGCTCAAGTCAAATGAGAAACGCCAAAAAGAAATGCAAGACCCCTCCGTTGCTGAAGAAGTGGAAAAAATCAAGAAACGCAGCGAAAAACTCCAGCAGGAACTGCTAAAAAAACTTGGCTCTTAATGCGGACTTGAGGCAGGTCTTTGAGCTCTTAGCAGTCCAAGCATGTAATACAGCCTAACCAATGGGTGAATGTAAGCTATTGAGGGTTCTTTGGTTTTAAACGCCACAAAAACCCCTGTAAATGGCGAGGTGAAGAAGCGGTATATTATGCCGAATTTGGTAACTGGTGGGGCACGGTTGGTTTCGGATTCGATGCGTTTCCAAATCTCATACAGCTGAGTGCCATACCAGAATTGGTGATGAAGCTCCTGCATTAAACCCTTGCGCATGTGAATTGATTGCACATTATAGTCAACAATCCACTGATAACCCGCTTCATGCAGCTTATAAGCTAAAATCGTGTCCACGCCCGCGTTAACCGGCATTTTTGGGAACCCCCCGATTTCCCGCATAACTTTGGTTTTGTAAATGGTATTATCCAACGTTTTACCCAGAGTGAACGCAGACATCTGCCTAGACCGCAGCCACGATGCCAACTGAGCCTCGCCACGGTACTTTTTAGCCACATACATCTGAAGGTTTTTTACTCCACGAGGTTTGTCTGCAAAACGCATTCCTGAAGCCGCCGCAACCTTGGGGTCAGATAGCAATTGAGGAATCTTTTTCCACCACTGTGGGTTCAAAAACAGGTCTTGCTCAAAACTGATAAAATCTTCAGCTTCTACATGTTTTAGGGTGGTGTTTGCGCCATCGCTTATACCTTTGCCCTCGTTTGAGACAACTGTCCACCCAAATGCTTTGGCAATTTCTCTGGTTTTGTCGGTGCTTCCGTCGTCAGAGACGATTTTTTTGCCCACGTACTCTTTGGGGACTGCGTGCTCGATTTGTTTGAGCACCACTGGCAGGGTTGCCTCTCCATCTTTTGTCCACATTACCAAGTCTACCTTGCCAATCACGCAATTAACCCCAAAGTTAAACGCAACAGAGAAGAAACTATTATTTAAAAATAAAGCAGTTGCTCAATTTTTTTTGGAAGCCTGTTTTCTCCAGTTTATTTCGCTACTGATGTGATAGTAGCGGATTAAGGGGTAAGCATAGATGACTTTGGGGCAGTTCTTTTTTATTGCAATCTGCAGGGCTCGGATGGGGCTGGTGATTAATATTCGAAACAGTTTAAGTAAATTGTTATCTGGCTTTCTTGTGGGGCAATATGGGGTTCTAGAGCATAACTCGTTAAGCTTGTATTCATGTTCAACTGCGCCGCGAAAATTGCTTCTGATGTGGTCAGAAACAACTTCTGTATCTATTACCCAACGATAAGGCGTCTTGGTCTGAA belongs to Candidatus Bathyarchaeota archaeon and includes:
- a CDS encoding ATP-NAD kinase family protein, yielding MENLPSKTIGFIVNPVAGMGGAVGLKGTDGKEILNKAITLGAKPVAPAKAELFLSSITQAKEHLNLIVGAGNMGETQAKNLGFSYRVVGEEKSDTNAQDTQSVANQILNAKVDLLVFCGGDGTARDIQKAVDLKVPVLGVPTGVKMHSAIFAITPQAAARVTLRFLFANLPLHEAEVMDINEQAFREGRMSAELYGYMLSPFEPHLIQGNKMESPMTEDEVRNQAAIAVYIIEEMKPEVLYILGPGTTTRTVSDLLDEKKTLLGVDIFQNKKIVARDVNEQQILNAIEGKPVRIIVTPIGGQGFVFGRGNQQISAKVIRKVGMENITVIATKSKLDRLSSLKVDTGDSELDASFREKGVAVVLDYKNLREVKVE
- a CDS encoding TrpB-like pyridoxal phosphate-dependent enzyme codes for the protein MQPQKKILLKEEDIPKQWYNVVPDLPHPLPPFIDPATKEPGVGIVPKIFPKEIIGQEISQERWINIPDEVRDVYRIWRPSPLFRALRLEAALKTPAKIYYKYEGVSPPGSHKINSAVPQAYYNMKEGITRVTTETGAGQWGSALSFAANTFGLEATVYMVRASFDQKPYRKAMMNAFGAECVASPSNKTEAGRKILAEDPDNKGSLGIAISEAVEDSLNSENTGKKANYTIGSVFNHVCMHQTVAGLEAQKQLATVEDYPDAIYGCIGGGSSFSGLFWPFYHDKVSKKAPKQTQFIAVEPTACPKVTRGYYTYDHGDTAKITPLVPMHTLGHDFMPAPIHAGGLRYHGIAPTISALAKAKQISTKAVNQVEAFDAAKIFLRSEGIIPAPEAAHAIKAVVDEALRCKEKNEEKTLMFALTGHGFFDMSAYEEYFAGRLQPYEYPAEKVAESMDKLRKLYPWLNDVSNKFIGCTPT
- a CDS encoding amino acid-binding protein; the encoded protein is MYVKVNIFIRQPTKHTRQHMWQNITQQLQDYPERLKVARVLIENGLCIKNNKIYLNQIEIPPVRIARAAGVDRRTVNETLNTIKTIPELQLIFEGIRPAGLSLKEIAKHINLGVLEISVDDPRVAGILASSSNILNQAGLSIRQAIVDDPELSPEPKLTLIVEKKVPGEIIPEILKIPGVAKVSVY
- the thsB gene encoding thermosome subunit beta; amino-acid sequence: MSSYPTQAGGVPVVVLKEGSQRSRGREAQHANITAIKFVAESVRSALGPKGMDKMLVDNFGDVTITSDGRTILDEMDIQNPAAKMLVEVAKAQDNEAGDGTTSVVIISGELLAKAEELTEKNIHPTVIEDGYKKAAEKALEVLEKIAIPVDLEKSDFLKKAAETAMGSKIVAEHKTYLADIAVKAMLATAQKQADGRYKADVDDVKVEKKVGESLQATTLINGIVLDKEIVHSGMPKRIENAKIALLDASIENEKTELDSKLSIESPEKMVAFLHEEEVMLENMVKKIIDSGANVVVCQKGIDDLAQHFLARKGIVAIRRAKKSDMEKLSKAVGANILSNLDALSAKDLGEASIVEERKVGDDKMTFIEGCKHPRSVTILIRGGTMRMTTEAERSIHDALCVVKDLLLEPKIVAGGSAPEMEMATALRNYAQTLPGREQLAVKVFADALEAIPTTLAENAGFDPIDIISELRSKHAKGETWAGLEVLSGKIVDMTTTDVFEPLSVKKQIIKSASEAASITLRIDDVIASEKMKAPPTPPGGAGGMGVGGGYPGGF
- a CDS encoding DNA-directed RNA polymerase subunit K translates to MSNQTVNVGPPKITRFEKARIVGARALQISMGAPILVDADESISNPIDIALKELAAAILPITIRRTLPDGTFQDIPLKWLS
- a CDS encoding GDP-mannose dehydrogenase, encoding MAKDVVLIVGLGEVGQSLYEIIDETEKFDVYGLDADQQKQQAIAGNRTPPTSIDVMHICFGCAVQEKFQALTVEYIKKIQPKLTIIDSTVPPGTTQNIFEQTKAALVHSPIQGMHKTLETMKSDIKFWNKYVGPTSHQAAQLAKEHFEKVGLTVKVLAGTVETELSKLYETVYMAWMITFFQEAHRAARKFGADFEQTVEMIEDIQRAKLNKPLQYPAFIGGHCLIPNTKLLLSVYDSDLLRDMLKSNEKRQKEMQDPSVAEEVEKIKKRSEKLQQELLKKLGS
- a CDS encoding glycosyltransferase family 2 protein, with amino-acid sequence MIGKVDLVMWTKDGEATLPVVLKQIEHAVPKEYVGKKIVSDDGSTDKTREIAKAFGWTVVSNEGKGISDGANTTLKHVEAEDFISFEQDLFLNPQWWKKIPQLLSDPKVAAASGMRFADKPRGVKNLQMYVAKKYRGEAQLASWLRSRQMSAFTLGKTLDNTIYKTKVMREIGGFPKMPVNAGVDTILAYKLHEAGYQWIVDYNVQSIHMRKGLMQELHHQFWYGTQLYEIWKRIESETNRAPPVTKFGIIYRFFTSPFTGVFVAFKTKEPSIAYIHPLVRLYYMLGLLRAQRPASSPH